One region of Mesobacillus boroniphilus genomic DNA includes:
- a CDS encoding 8-oxo-dGTP diphosphatase has product MKNHINYKLWTVCMIQDEDNVLLIDRQHDHFKGYIPPGGKVDFPESIVESAIREVKEETGLEVWNLKYKGLYEYVNPVTMDRYMIFNYITSDFKGELLKNGPEGRAVWVNMEEAYHLPMQESIRRRFPLFFQEGTFEIQVTWDHEENKERNVAIKNT; this is encoded by the coding sequence ATGAAGAATCACATCAACTATAAACTTTGGACTGTGTGCATGATTCAAGATGAAGACAATGTCTTACTTATCGACCGGCAGCATGATCATTTCAAAGGGTATATTCCTCCAGGCGGTAAAGTCGACTTCCCGGAAAGTATCGTGGAAAGTGCGATTAGAGAGGTAAAAGAGGAAACAGGTCTGGAAGTCTGGAATTTAAAGTATAAAGGTCTATATGAATATGTAAATCCTGTCACCATGGACCGTTATATGATTTTTAACTATATTACCAGTGATTTTAAAGGTGAACTACTGAAAAATGGGCCAGAAGGAAGAGCGGTTTGGGTTAACATGGAAGAGGCCTATCACCTTCCTATGCAGGAATCAATCAGAAGAAGGTTTCCATTGTTTTTTCAGGAGGGAACGTTCGAGATCCAGGTTACATGGGATCATGAAGAGAATAAAGAGAGAAATGTTGCGATTAAAAATACATAA